Proteins encoded by one window of Salvia splendens isolate huo1 chromosome 7, SspV2, whole genome shotgun sequence:
- the LOC121741336 gene encoding stem-specific protein TSJT1-like, with protein sequence MHFPSLYAYAFIHLLLFIPFPSLEREIKLVKMLSIFRNGVIDPPRELHSPAPMAASVRSKTPDDTLKDFLDSNPKNGYSVQFVDKAALAHASPQLTRYRSLFSGVDDVYCIFMGDLKNLCLLNKQYGLTKCGNEALFVIEAYRTLRDRSPMPAHQVINELEGSFAFVIYDHKYGTVFAALGSDKALNLFWGVSSDGSVMISDNVGLIKASCRKSYAPFPPGCLYHSDKGLTSFEHPMHKMKAMPRIDSEGAMCGSYFAVDAYSKVNSMPRVGSSANWATWG encoded by the exons ATGCATTTCCCATCGCTCTATGCATATGCATTCATCCATCTGCTTTTATTTATACCATTTCCGTctctagagagagaaattaaATTGGTAAAAATGCTGTCTATATTCAGGAACGGCGTGATTGATCCACCGCGCGAGCTACACAGCCCAGCCCCAATGGCAGCCTCTGTCAGATCCAAAACTCCAGATGATACTCTAAAGGATTTCTTAGATTCAAACCCCAAAAATGGCTACTCCGTTCAATTCGTCGACAAGGCCGCCCTAGCTCACGCCTCACCTCAGCTTACCCGCTATCGAAG TTTGTTCTCGGGGGTGGATGACGTGTACTGCATTTTCATGGGGGATTTGAAGAACCTGTGCCTCCTGAACAAGCAGTACGGGCTGACAAAGTGTGGAAATGAGGCGCTGTTCGTGATCGAGGCGTACCGGACTCTCCGCGACCGCAGCCCCATGCCCGCGCATCAGGTGATCAATGAGCTCGAAGGCAGCTTCGCTTTTGTCATCTACGATCACAAATATGGCACTGTCTTCGCCGCCCTC GGTAGTGATAAGGCGTTGAATTTGTTTTGGGGAGTGTCATCTGATGGATCGGTGATGATATCGGACAATGTTGGCCTTATAAAAGCAAGCTGCAGAAAATCGTATGCTCCATTTCCACCtg GATGCTTGTACCATAGCGATAAAGGATTGACAAGCTTCGAGCACCCGATGCATAAGATGAAGGCGATGCCGAGAATCGACAGCGAAGGCGCAATGTGCGGATCGTATTTCGCTGTGGATGCCTATTCTAAGGTTAACAGCATGCCCCGCGTTGGCAGTTCTGCTAACTGGGCAACCTGGGGCTGA
- the LOC121741335 gene encoding mediator of RNA polymerase II transcription subunit 16-like isoform X1, with protein MNNTTNSKQPPPDPPPPSAPTATNKSDLQPSSPGSASSDKADAAAAEEEEDVVMTDKDPPVAAPANSTDDSVDEDSATPATVFHIKLKQPKSNLLHKMSVPELCRTFSVVAWCGKLNCIACASETCARIPSSTANPPFWIPIHIVIPERPTECTVFNVIADSPRDSVQFIEWSPTSCPRALLIANFHGRITIWTQPSQGPANLVKEASCWQLEYEWRQDIAVVTKWLSGASPYRRLSARSSGSTKSTFEEKFLSQQPHAPAGWPNFLCVCSVFSSGSVQLHWSQWPPNQSGARSKWFCTSKGILGAGPSGIMAADAIVTDSGALHVAGVPIVNPSTVVVWEVTPGPGNGFQAIPKTSVNNEVPPSLNPPSWDGFAPLAAYLFSWQEYLLLEAKQGVKKTEQDYSDVVILHCSPVSNFSAYVSPEAAAQSAATTTWGSGVTAVAFDPTCGGSVISVVIVEGQYMSPYDPDEGPSVNGWRVQRWESSVENVVIHQIFGNPSSNFGGHTPKQTVWVSKVNKCVPAPSEFKCPGGVAIPPIRDGKVTPESGVEKRVSFDPFDLPSDIRTLARIVYSAHGGEIAVSFLQGGVHVFSGANFAAVDSYQINVGSAIAAPAFSSTSCCSASVWHDGSKDCTILKIIRVLPPVPSSQAKANSAMWERAIAERFWWSLLVGVDWWDAVGCTQSAAEDGIVSLNSVIAVLDADFHSLPSTQHRQQYGPSLDRIKCRLLEGTSAQEVRAMVLDMQARLLLDMLGKGIESALINPSALVQEPWQASGETLSNIDADAMAVDPALVLSIQAYVDAVLDLASHFITRLRRYASFCRTLASHAATSGTGGSRNLVTSPTQSTTAPATTQASQGGTTSSTGSTQMQAWVQGAIAKISSTNDTAVPSTAPNPISGHSTFMPISINTGTFPGTPAVRLIGDCHFLHRLCQLLLFCFFFRRTQLPRFIGAAQRNNDSSVQKPQIGILSKSEETNSITVKPASTAISSEETQPRTGQVGNSVKAPEEGPTSRSRLGSGNAGQGYTFEEVKVLFLILMDLCRRTSGLQHQLPLSQVGSSNIQVRLHYIDGNYTVLPEVVEASLGPHMQNMPRPRGADAAGLLLRELELHPPAEEWHKRNMFGGPWSDRDGTSVSDEGTKYSSSSENVDAHNGTHTLWPRKRRMSERDAAFGLNTSVGLGAYYGIMGSRRDVITAVWKTGLEGTWYKCIRCLRQTCAFGSAATPSNQNEKEIWWISRWAYGCPMCGGTWVRVV; from the exons ATGAATAACACCACCAATTCCAAGCAACCCCCACCGGACCCACCCCCACCATCAGCTCCCACTGCCACTAACAAATCCGACCTCCAACCATCTTCTCCTGGATCTGCCTCTTCCGATAAAGCAGACGCTGCCgccgcggaggaggaggaggacgtGGTGATGACGGACAAGGACCCTCCAGTAGCTGCGCCTGCCAACTCCACTGACGATTCTGTGGATGAGGATTCCGCCACCCCAGCCACCGTTTTTCACATCAAGCTTAAGCAGCCCAAGTCGAATTTGCTGCATAAGATGAGCGTTCCAGAGCTCTGCCGAACCTTTAG TGTTGTTGCTTGGTGTGGGAAGTTGAATTGCATAGCTTGTGCATCAGAAACCTGTGCAAGAATTCCGAG TTCAACTGCAAATCCTCCATTTTGGATCCCAATACATATAGTCATACCTGAGCGACCTACTGAATGCACAGTATTCAATGTCATTGCAG ATTCGCCTCGCGACTCTGTTCAGTTCATTGAGTGGTCACCTACTTCATGTCCACGTGCACTGCTCATAGCTAATTTCCATGGACGGATAACCATTTGGACGCAGCCTTCCCAG GGACCGGCAAATCTTGTAAAAGAAGCTAGTTGCTGGCAGCTTGAATATGAATGGCGCCAGGATATTGCAGTTGTTACAAAGTGGCTCTCAGGAGCTTCTCCT TATAGGAGACTCTCAGCTAGATCTAGTGGTTCCACCAAGTCTACATTTGAGGAGAAATTCCTTTCGCAGCAACCACATGCTCCAG CTGGTTGGCCAAATTTTCTTTGTGTTTGCTCTGTTTTCTCTTCGGGCTCTGTTCAGCTACACTGGTCCCAATGGCCACCCAATCAGAGTGGTGCTCGTTCCAAGTGGTTTTGCACCAGTAAAGGGATTTTGGGTGCTGGACCTAGTGGAATCATGGCTGCTGATGCTATTGTCACAGATTCTGGAGCATTGCATGTGGCTGGAGTCCCCATAGTAAACCCATCAACTGTTGTTGTTTGGGAAGTAACACCTGGCCCCGGAAATGGTTTCCAAGCCATTCCCAAAACAAGTGTGAACAATGAAGTTCCCCCCTCACTCAATCCTCCTTCCTGGGATGGTTTTGCCCCTCTTGCTGCATATCTGTTTAGCTGGCAGGAGTATTTGTTATTAGAAGCAAAACAAGGTGTGAAAAAGACAGAACAGGATTACAGTGATGTGGTAATACTGCATTGTTCTCCTGTTTCCAACTTTTCTGCATATGTCAGCCCTGAAGCTGCTGCTCAGTCGGCAGCTACAACAACTTGGGGTTCTGGTGTCACTGCAGTTGCCTTCGATCCAACATGTGGTGGTTCTGTAATCTCTGTTGTGATAGTTGAAG GGCAGTACATGTCCCCCTATGATCCTGACGAAGGTCCTTCTGTCAATGGCTGGAGAGTTCAACGTTGGGAATCATCTGTAGAGAATGTAGTGATCCATCAGATTTTTGGGAATCCTAGCTCTAATTTTGGTGGCCATACACCTAAGCAAACAGTTTGGGTGAGTAAAGTGAATAAATGCGTACCAGCACCTAGTGAGTTCAAATGTCCTGGAGGAGTGGCCATACCACCAATCCGGGATGGAAAAGTAACTCCTGAATCTGGTGTTGAGAAAAGAGTCAGTTTTGATCCTTTTGATCTGCCTAGTGATATAAGAACGCTTGCTCGGATAGTGTACTCTGCTCATGGTGGTGAGATTGCTGTTTCTTTTCTTCAAGGTGGGGTTCATGTTTTCTCTGGTGCAAACTTCGCAGCTGTTGATAGCTACCAGATTAATGTTGGCTCCGCCATTGCTGCTCCGGCATTCTCTTCTACCAGTTGCTGTTCAGCATCTGTTTGGCATGATGGTAGCAAGGATTGTACTATATTGAAAATTATACGGGTGCTTCCTCCTGTTCCTAGTAGTCAAGCAAAAGCCAACTCTGCAATGTGGGAGCGAGCTATTGCTGAGAG GTTTTGGTGGAGTCTTTTGGTAGGAGTTGATTGGTGGGATGCAGTTGGCTGCACACAGAGTGCTGCAGAGGATGGCATTG TATCGCTGAACAGTGTCATTGCTGTACTGGATGCTGACTTCCACTCCCTTCCCTCAACTCAACACAGGCAGCAGTATGGACCT AGTTTGGACAGAATAAAATGTAGGCTTCTTGAAGGCACAAGTGCTCAAGAGGTTAGAGCCATGGTCCTTGACATGCAAGCAAGGTTATTGTTGGACATGCTCGGTAAAGGAATTGAATCAGCTTTAATAAATCCTTCAGCTCTGGTGCAAGAACCTTGGCAAGCATCTGGTGAGACACTATCTAATATTGATGCTGATGCAATGGCTGTTGATCCAGCGCTTGTTCTAAGTATCCAG GCTTATGTTGATGCGGTCCTTGATCTGGCTTCACACTTCATTACACGTTTGCGACGATATGCAAGCTTCTGTCGTACACTGGCAAGTCATGCCGCTACCTCAGGTACAGGTGGGAGTCGTAATTTGGTGACGAGCCCTACACAAAGTACTACTGCTCCTGCAACAACTCAGG CTTCACAAGGTGGAACCACAAGCTCCACAGGTAGTACTCAGATGCAAGCCTGGGTACAAGGGGCTATTGCAAAGATCAGTAGTACAAATGATACCGCTGTTCCAAGCACAGCTCCGAACCCCATAAGTGGCCATTCAACATTTATGCCAATAAGTATCAACACAGGAACATTTCCAGGAACTCCAGCTGTTCGGCTCATTGGAGACTGCCATTTCCTTCATCGATTATGCCAACTTCTgctattttgttttttctttcggCGAACACAACTTCCCCGCTTTATTGGAGCTGCTCAAAGAAATAACGATTCGTCGGTCCAAAAGCCTCAGATTGGTATTTTGAGCAAATCAGAAGAAACCAACTCAATAACTGTAAAGCCCGCATCGACTGCTATCAGTTCAGAAGAAACACAGCCAAGGACTGGGCAGGTAGGAAATAGTGTGAAGGCACCCGAAGAAGGTCCAACTAGCCGGTCAAGATTAGGTTCCGGTAATGCTGGTCAAGGATATACGTTTGAGGAG GTGAAAGTCCTCTTCCTTATACTTATGGATCTCTGTCGAAGGACATCAGGATTGCAACATCAACTGCCACTTTCACAGGTGGGGAGCAGCAACATCCAAGTCCGCCTTCATTACATTGATGGTAACTACACAGTTCTACCAGAGGTTGTTGAAGCTTCACTTGGCCCTCATATGCAG AATATGCCCCGGCCTAGAGGTGCAGATGCTGCAGGTCTGCTTCTTCGTGAGTTGGAACTCCACCCCCCAGCTGAAGAATGGCACAAGAGGAATATGTTTGGAGGACCCTGGTCAGATCGAGATGGCACAAGTGTATCAGATGAGGGCACTAAATACAGCAGCTCATCTGAAAATGTAGATGCTCATAATGGAACTCACACCCTGTGGCCGAGAAAGCGTAGGATGTCAGAACGAGATGCAGCTTTTGGATTGAATACCTCAGTGGGCCTTGGAGCATACTACGGGATCATGGGATCCCGGAGAGATGTTATAACTGCTGTCTGGAAAACAGGGCTTGAAGGAACATGGTACAAA TGCATAAGATGCTTGCGGCAGACGTGTGCATTTGGTTCAGCTGCTACTCCCTCAAATCAGAATGAGAAAGAAATATGGTGGATCAGCCGCTGGGCATACGGGTGCCCAATGTGCGGCGGAACATGGGTTCGGGTCGTCTAG
- the LOC121741335 gene encoding mediator of RNA polymerase II transcription subunit 16-like isoform X2, whose product MNGARILQLLQSGSQELLLRLSARSSGSTKSTFEEKFLSQQPHAPAGWPNFLCVCSVFSSGSVQLHWSQWPPNQSGARSKWFCTSKGILGAGPSGIMAADAIVTDSGALHVAGVPIVNPSTVVVWEVTPGPGNGFQAIPKTSVNNEVPPSLNPPSWDGFAPLAAYLFSWQEYLLLEAKQGVKKTEQDYSDVVILHCSPVSNFSAYVSPEAAAQSAATTTWGSGVTAVAFDPTCGGSVISVVIVEGQYMSPYDPDEGPSVNGWRVQRWESSVENVVIHQIFGNPSSNFGGHTPKQTVWVSKVNKCVPAPSEFKCPGGVAIPPIRDGKVTPESGVEKRVSFDPFDLPSDIRTLARIVYSAHGGEIAVSFLQGGVHVFSGANFAAVDSYQINVGSAIAAPAFSSTSCCSASVWHDGSKDCTILKIIRVLPPVPSSQAKANSAMWERAIAERFWWSLLVGVDWWDAVGCTQSAAEDGIVSLNSVIAVLDADFHSLPSTQHRQQYGPSLDRIKCRLLEGTSAQEVRAMVLDMQARLLLDMLGKGIESALINPSALVQEPWQASGETLSNIDADAMAVDPALVLSIQAYVDAVLDLASHFITRLRRYASFCRTLASHAATSGTGGSRNLVTSPTQSTTAPATTQASQGGTTSSTGSTQMQAWVQGAIAKISSTNDTAVPSTAPNPISGHSTFMPISINTGTFPGTPAVRLIGDCHFLHRLCQLLLFCFFFRRTQLPRFIGAAQRNNDSSVQKPQIGILSKSEETNSITVKPASTAISSEETQPRTGQVGNSVKAPEEGPTSRSRLGSGNAGQGYTFEEVKVLFLILMDLCRRTSGLQHQLPLSQVGSSNIQVRLHYIDGNYTVLPEVVEASLGPHMQNMPRPRGADAAGLLLRELELHPPAEEWHKRNMFGGPWSDRDGTSVSDEGTKYSSSSENVDAHNGTHTLWPRKRRMSERDAAFGLNTSVGLGAYYGIMGSRRDVITAVWKTGLEGTWYKCIRCLRQTCAFGSAATPSNQNEKEIWWISRWAYGCPMCGGTWVRVV is encoded by the exons ATGAATGGCGCCAGGATATTGCAGTTGTTACAAAGTGGCTCTCAGGAGCTTCTCCT GAGACTCTCAGCTAGATCTAGTGGTTCCACCAAGTCTACATTTGAGGAGAAATTCCTTTCGCAGCAACCACATGCTCCAG CTGGTTGGCCAAATTTTCTTTGTGTTTGCTCTGTTTTCTCTTCGGGCTCTGTTCAGCTACACTGGTCCCAATGGCCACCCAATCAGAGTGGTGCTCGTTCCAAGTGGTTTTGCACCAGTAAAGGGATTTTGGGTGCTGGACCTAGTGGAATCATGGCTGCTGATGCTATTGTCACAGATTCTGGAGCATTGCATGTGGCTGGAGTCCCCATAGTAAACCCATCAACTGTTGTTGTTTGGGAAGTAACACCTGGCCCCGGAAATGGTTTCCAAGCCATTCCCAAAACAAGTGTGAACAATGAAGTTCCCCCCTCACTCAATCCTCCTTCCTGGGATGGTTTTGCCCCTCTTGCTGCATATCTGTTTAGCTGGCAGGAGTATTTGTTATTAGAAGCAAAACAAGGTGTGAAAAAGACAGAACAGGATTACAGTGATGTGGTAATACTGCATTGTTCTCCTGTTTCCAACTTTTCTGCATATGTCAGCCCTGAAGCTGCTGCTCAGTCGGCAGCTACAACAACTTGGGGTTCTGGTGTCACTGCAGTTGCCTTCGATCCAACATGTGGTGGTTCTGTAATCTCTGTTGTGATAGTTGAAG GGCAGTACATGTCCCCCTATGATCCTGACGAAGGTCCTTCTGTCAATGGCTGGAGAGTTCAACGTTGGGAATCATCTGTAGAGAATGTAGTGATCCATCAGATTTTTGGGAATCCTAGCTCTAATTTTGGTGGCCATACACCTAAGCAAACAGTTTGGGTGAGTAAAGTGAATAAATGCGTACCAGCACCTAGTGAGTTCAAATGTCCTGGAGGAGTGGCCATACCACCAATCCGGGATGGAAAAGTAACTCCTGAATCTGGTGTTGAGAAAAGAGTCAGTTTTGATCCTTTTGATCTGCCTAGTGATATAAGAACGCTTGCTCGGATAGTGTACTCTGCTCATGGTGGTGAGATTGCTGTTTCTTTTCTTCAAGGTGGGGTTCATGTTTTCTCTGGTGCAAACTTCGCAGCTGTTGATAGCTACCAGATTAATGTTGGCTCCGCCATTGCTGCTCCGGCATTCTCTTCTACCAGTTGCTGTTCAGCATCTGTTTGGCATGATGGTAGCAAGGATTGTACTATATTGAAAATTATACGGGTGCTTCCTCCTGTTCCTAGTAGTCAAGCAAAAGCCAACTCTGCAATGTGGGAGCGAGCTATTGCTGAGAG GTTTTGGTGGAGTCTTTTGGTAGGAGTTGATTGGTGGGATGCAGTTGGCTGCACACAGAGTGCTGCAGAGGATGGCATTG TATCGCTGAACAGTGTCATTGCTGTACTGGATGCTGACTTCCACTCCCTTCCCTCAACTCAACACAGGCAGCAGTATGGACCT AGTTTGGACAGAATAAAATGTAGGCTTCTTGAAGGCACAAGTGCTCAAGAGGTTAGAGCCATGGTCCTTGACATGCAAGCAAGGTTATTGTTGGACATGCTCGGTAAAGGAATTGAATCAGCTTTAATAAATCCTTCAGCTCTGGTGCAAGAACCTTGGCAAGCATCTGGTGAGACACTATCTAATATTGATGCTGATGCAATGGCTGTTGATCCAGCGCTTGTTCTAAGTATCCAG GCTTATGTTGATGCGGTCCTTGATCTGGCTTCACACTTCATTACACGTTTGCGACGATATGCAAGCTTCTGTCGTACACTGGCAAGTCATGCCGCTACCTCAGGTACAGGTGGGAGTCGTAATTTGGTGACGAGCCCTACACAAAGTACTACTGCTCCTGCAACAACTCAGG CTTCACAAGGTGGAACCACAAGCTCCACAGGTAGTACTCAGATGCAAGCCTGGGTACAAGGGGCTATTGCAAAGATCAGTAGTACAAATGATACCGCTGTTCCAAGCACAGCTCCGAACCCCATAAGTGGCCATTCAACATTTATGCCAATAAGTATCAACACAGGAACATTTCCAGGAACTCCAGCTGTTCGGCTCATTGGAGACTGCCATTTCCTTCATCGATTATGCCAACTTCTgctattttgttttttctttcggCGAACACAACTTCCCCGCTTTATTGGAGCTGCTCAAAGAAATAACGATTCGTCGGTCCAAAAGCCTCAGATTGGTATTTTGAGCAAATCAGAAGAAACCAACTCAATAACTGTAAAGCCCGCATCGACTGCTATCAGTTCAGAAGAAACACAGCCAAGGACTGGGCAGGTAGGAAATAGTGTGAAGGCACCCGAAGAAGGTCCAACTAGCCGGTCAAGATTAGGTTCCGGTAATGCTGGTCAAGGATATACGTTTGAGGAG GTGAAAGTCCTCTTCCTTATACTTATGGATCTCTGTCGAAGGACATCAGGATTGCAACATCAACTGCCACTTTCACAGGTGGGGAGCAGCAACATCCAAGTCCGCCTTCATTACATTGATGGTAACTACACAGTTCTACCAGAGGTTGTTGAAGCTTCACTTGGCCCTCATATGCAG AATATGCCCCGGCCTAGAGGTGCAGATGCTGCAGGTCTGCTTCTTCGTGAGTTGGAACTCCACCCCCCAGCTGAAGAATGGCACAAGAGGAATATGTTTGGAGGACCCTGGTCAGATCGAGATGGCACAAGTGTATCAGATGAGGGCACTAAATACAGCAGCTCATCTGAAAATGTAGATGCTCATAATGGAACTCACACCCTGTGGCCGAGAAAGCGTAGGATGTCAGAACGAGATGCAGCTTTTGGATTGAATACCTCAGTGGGCCTTGGAGCATACTACGGGATCATGGGATCCCGGAGAGATGTTATAACTGCTGTCTGGAAAACAGGGCTTGAAGGAACATGGTACAAA TGCATAAGATGCTTGCGGCAGACGTGTGCATTTGGTTCAGCTGCTACTCCCTCAAATCAGAATGAGAAAGAAATATGGTGGATCAGCCGCTGGGCATACGGGTGCCCAATGTGCGGCGGAACATGGGTTCGGGTCGTCTAG